GAATCCGATATAGATGTAAAGGCACGAATGGATGACGATGTTGATCCGGAAATAGTCAAGCAACTATCGGAGAAGTTCGTTGACTTCAGAATGGCTTACGAGGAAGACGGTATGGGTGTTGACGATTTCCTAAAATTCGGTCCGTCTGTTAATACTCTCAGTCAATTTCTAAGCGGCTATGATAGTTTGGTAAGCATAGTACGCGGACGAATACTCGGTACTTGATAATGAGTCTTGTTAAGCTGTTTCGGGATAAGACGTTTTCAGCCGGCTACAATGAATACCTGACGCCTGACGATGATACAGGTTTGAGATTTCAAATCCTGCAAATGACCGCAAATTCAGAGGAGACAATTCTTTCGAATGAATGTGAAACCGCACTCCTGATTATCGAAGGAAAGGGCACTTTGGAGTACAATAATCAAGAAATAAAATTCGACAGGAATAACTGGATTGAACAAAACCCTGTAGTTGCACATTTTCCTGCGGGAGATGAAATTAAAATTACAACAGAAGAAGATACTCGCCTGGCTGTGATAAGCACTCTGAACAGCTCCCGATTTGATGGGAAAATATATCTTCCCGAAGAAATCGATGTTGAGCGAAGAGGAGAGAATATACTTGACGGAACGTGTTATCGTCTGGTTCGATTGGTTTTTGACAGAACGATTGCACCGGAGAACGCGAAATTAGTTTTAGGAGAAGTATTAAATTTCCCGGGCAAGTGGAGCAGTTATCCACCGCATCACCATATTCAGCCGGAAATTTACTATTATGAGTTCTCTCCTCAAGAAGGATATGGTCATGGAGAGCTCGGTGAGGATGTCTTCAATATCAAGCATCAGGACTTATTAAAGATAACGGATTCTAAGGACCACAGTCAGGTGTCGGCGCCGGGGTATCATATGTATTATATCTGGGCAATCAGACATCTTGACGATGCGCCGTATACGGGATTTGAATTCACAAAGCCATTCGATAAGTTATTAGAGTAAATATGTCGATGCTTCTCAGATAAATAACGCCATTAAATTATGTCTTTGCGGCTCATCAATAGTCTCACTTTTACCATGTGAAGTCTGGTGAAACAAATTAATAATGTTTTTAATCCTTATATTTCATTATGGTCGTACTGGAAGGAATTAATATAATGAGCTACCGAAAGATTCTGGTTATTTCAGCAATCTTATTATTGGTCAGCTGTGAAAAGAAAACCGACCAAATCATTGAAGAAGTTGTTGCGGTCGTCAACGGTGTGCCAATCATAAAAAGTGAGATGGTAAGACGGATAGAGCTTACTGCAATCCCCGGGATTCATAAGCATAAAGACAGGAATAAACGGGCCCTGGACATGCTGATTGACGAATTAACTTTGAGTCAATTGGCTAAAGAACGAGGTCTTGAGGATTCACCTGATTACAAGGAAGCAATAAAGTTTATAGAACAGCAATCATTGATTCGTGAACTTTTCTTTGAAGAGATTCGAACTAATGCAGCTCCCGATTCACAAATAATCGATCTTGCGCTGAGAAAGTCATTGATTCGTATGACAGTTAAGACATTGGTAACGGAAGATGAAAACATCGCGGATAATTGGATTAAATTTAAAAAATCCGGGGGGAACTTTAAGGATTTGTTAAAAGAATCTGAAGGTGATTCTATGATTCGCATTGGAGGTTCGTCATTTCACTGGGGGGACGGTACTGCTCCATTTCAAGTAGAAATATCCGCTTATCAGACAGCCGTTGGTGAGATGTCAGGTATTCTAAAATTACCAAACGGATTTGCTGTTCTTTACGTTGAACATGCGTCTCAGGATATAATCTTAACCCCATATCAGGTAAGTATAAAACACTCTCAAGTTAAAGAGGTACTTCAGGCAAGGATGGAGAGCGTATTGGCAGATGATTATGTATCAAAACTTATGAAGCCCGTAACTGTAAAACAGAAAGGAGACGGTCTTGAAGCGGTCATTAAATTTATTGAAAGGAGACTGGAACTGAATGAAGATGACGAGTCTCCGTTATCGCAAATTATGAACGAAGAATTGACGATATCCGACGATATTGACCTTTCTTTGCCGGTCATAAAAACACCCGATTTTATGTGGGATGGACATGACGTCACGGTGATGCTAAGGAATTATAATTATCCAATAGATAAAAGCAGTCGCGCGTCCCTTCGCAAAACAATGACTGATTTTTTAAAAAGCAGCGTTACCGATCACTATCTCGCTGTAAGAGCAAAACAGATCGGTTTACAGTCCGCTGATAGAGTGAAAGAGGACGTTAAGATGTGGAGCACGTATTTTTTAAGTATAAAAGGTTTGGGCTCTTTTGCGAATGAAGATTCCACCCTGAATAAAGAAGGAATTATCCGACAGGTCAAGGCTCTAAGAGATATGGCGGAAATAGAGATCAAACACGATTATTTGGATAGAATTGAGTTAACGGGTATTCCGATGATAACTGTCTGGAACAATCGTTTTAATCAGCATTTAGCTGTCCCTCCATTGATGAAATACTGACTTATTTACAATAATTTTATATTTAGATCTTAATATACGGTAAATTGCGAATAAAGAGTTTCTGGCTATAACGTATAAATTGGAAGCTGGATTACATATATAATTC
This genomic interval from Candidatus Neomarinimicrobiota bacterium contains the following:
- a CDS encoding 5-deoxy-glucuronate isomerase, coding for MSLVKLFRDKTFSAGYNEYLTPDDDTGLRFQILQMTANSEETILSNECETALLIIEGKGTLEYNNQEIKFDRNNWIEQNPVVAHFPAGDEIKITTEEDTRLAVISTLNSSRFDGKIYLPEEIDVERRGENILDGTCYRLVRLVFDRTIAPENAKLVLGEVLNFPGKWSSYPPHHHIQPEIYYYEFSPQEGYGHGELGEDVFNIKHQDLLKITDSKDHSQVSAPGYHMYYIWAIRHLDDAPYTGFEFTKPFDKLLE